One genomic region from Vicia villosa cultivar HV-30 ecotype Madison, WI unplaced genomic scaffold, Vvil1.0 ctg.000352F_1_1_1, whole genome shotgun sequence encodes:
- the LOC131627215 gene encoding uncharacterized protein LOC131627215: MKSAKEQQPEVPQVPEEEEEQQPLLLNTTKVVEYLEPFMSLELLCKFPDNSAYDFDYSQSTIWSPLVSRPYSPMDLDLITPKKLSYDLALGARCSVNKVGSKVRKKFSSSSFNLKFSFIKKVNNSKKMGSDFSPTPSRVKCAWNPIINNKRWGRALKAASKQFKKWKVKRDPIAHVMLQKSFRDGDF; the protein is encoded by the exons ATGAAATCCGCAAAAGAACAACAACCAGAGGTACCCCAAGtaccagaagaagaagaagaacaacaaccaTTGTTGCTGAACACTACAAAGGTTGTCGAGTACTTAGAGCCATTCATGTCCTTAGAGCTTCTCTGCAAATTCCCAGATAACTCTGCTTATGACTTTGACTACTCTCAAAGCACAATCTGGTCCCCTTTGGTTTCTAGGCCCTACTCTCCCATGGATTTGGATCTCATCACTCCGAAGAAACTTTCCTATGATTTGGCCTTAGGAGCTAGATGCAGTGTCAACAAGGTTGGTTCTAAGGTTAGAAAGAAATTCAGTTCTAGCTCCTTCAATCTCAAATTTAGTTTCATTAAGAAAGTTAATAACAGCAAGAAGATGGGTTCTGATTTCTCACCAACACCTTCAAGGGTCAAATGTGCTTGGAACCCCATCATCAATAATAAG CGATGGGGCAGGGCATTGAAAGCTGCTTCTAAACAGTTCAAGAAATGGAAGGTGAAGAGAGACCCTATTGCACATGTGATGCTACAAAAGTCTTTCAGAGATGGAGATTTTTAA